One window of the Colletotrichum destructivum chromosome 4, complete sequence genome contains the following:
- a CDS encoding Putative aldo/keto reductase, aldo-keto reductase, NADP-dependent oxidoreductase, protein MAAQIASRQPEIGMEKVMPTRQDSGYASPCDSPRLTVRLNDGNEIPQIALGVYKAPNGQETEDAVMAALDAGYRHIDSAARYANEEACGRALKQWFQKTGTPRSEVFVTTKLWDADHGYEATFKALCDSLEKFQLDYFDLYLIHSPSDDKEKRIASWRALETAQRLGKVRSIGVSNFSSQHLEELMQETSVVPAVNQIEVHPFCQRQDLVDTCRKHGIAIEAYSPLARGNKLEDATVGKIAAKYGKTPAQILLNWNAARGNIVLPKSLTAHRIKSNFESFDFELSPEDIATIDGLDENYVTGSLHKE, encoded by the coding sequence ATGGCCGCCCAGATCGCTTCCCGTCAGCCTGAGATTGGCATGGAGAAGGTTATGCCTACCCGCCAGGACTCCGGATACGCCTCTCCCTGCGACTCTCCCCGTCTGACCGTCAGACTCAACGATGGCAACGAAATCCCCCAgatcgccctcggcgtctACAAGGCGCCCAACGGCCAGGAGaccgaggacgccgtcatgGCCGCGCTTGACGCCGGCTACCGCCACATCGACTCGGCCGCCAGATACGCCAACGAGGAGGCCTGCGGCCGCGCCCTGAAGCAGTGGTTCCAGAAGACCGGCACCCCGAGATCCGAGGTCTTCGTCACCAccaagctctgggacgccGACCACGGCTACGAGGCCACCTTCAAGGCCCTCTGCGACTCGCTCGAGAAGTTCCAGCTCGACTACTTCGACCTCTACCTCATCCACTCCCCCTccgacgacaaggagaagcgcATCGCCTCCTGGAGAGCCCTCGAGACCGCCCAGCGCCTCGGCAAGGTCCGCTCCATCGGTGTCTCCAACTTCAGCTCCCAGCACCTCGAGGAGCTGATGCAGGAGACCTCGGTCGTCCCCGCCGTCAACCAGATCGAAGTCCACCCCTTCTGCCAGCgccaggacctcgtcgacaccTGCCGCAAgcacggcatcgccatcgaggccTACTCCCCCCTCGCCCGCGGCAACAAGCTCGAGGATGCCACCGTCGGCAAGATCGCCGCCAAGTACGGCAAGACCCCTGCCCAGATCCTCCTGAACTGGAACGCCGCCCGCGGCAACATCGTCCTCCCCAAGTCCCTCACCGCCCACCGCATCAAGTCCAACTTCGAGTCCTTCGACTTTGAGCTCTCCCCCGAGGACATTGCCACCATCGACGGTCTCGACGAGAACTACGTCACCGGCTCCCTCCACAAGGAGTAA
- a CDS encoding Putative major facilitator superfamily, MFS transporter superfamily, whose translation MGVKEFFHKRSLRQKDDVRTNAAELTLKESIFPIFLVTILFFLWGFSYGLLDTLNKHFQETLGINRARSSGLQAAYFGAYLIASLGHAAWILRHWGYKATFVFGLFLYGLGALIAIPCIIAKSFGGFCAAIFIIGNGLGSLETAANPYITVCGPPKYSEIRINISQAFNGIGTVVAPVMGSYVFFAFDDKRALENVQWVYLAIAVFVWSLAIVFWLAKIPEITDADMAFQASETHATVDDKPFRKQYRLFHASFAQFCYTGAQVAIAGFFINYVTELRPNTDSALGSKFLAGAQAAFAVGRFVGVGIMHYIKPRWVFLAFISSCIIFIAPVITQVGNTGMALLYMVFFFESICFPTIVALGMRGLGRHSKRGSGFIVAGVSGGAVVPPLLGVVADAKGMGTAMVIPLVFFVLAWSYAFAVNFVPRYRNIADAFSATEVGIRPTDADGEKGGIEAVEDKQTKNAIPTLP comes from the exons ATGGGTGTCAAGGAGTTCTTCCACAAGCGGTCGTTGCGCCAAAAGGACGACGTGCGCACAAACGCCGCCGAGTTGACGCTGAAAGAGTCCATCTTTCCCATCTTTCTCGTCACCATCTTGTTCTTCCTCTGGGGCTTCTCCTACG GTCTTCTCGACACTCTCAACAAACACTTCCAAGAGACGCTAGGCATCAACCGAGCGAGGTCTTCCGGCTTGCAGGCTGCATATTTCGG AGCCTACCTAATCGCTAGTCTCGGCCATGCCGCGTGGATCCTGAGACATTGGGGCTACAAGGCCACATTCGTCTTCGGGCTGTTCCTCTatggcctcggcgccctcatTGCGATTCCGTGCATCATTGCCAAGAGCTTCGGCGGCTtctgcgccgccatcttcattATCGGAAACGGCCTCGGTTCCCTCGAGACGGCCGCGAACCCGTACATCACCGTCTGCGGCCCTCCCAAGTACAGCGAGATCCGAATCAACATCTCCCAGGCCTTCAACggcatcggcaccgtcgtcgcccccgTCATGGGCTCCtacgtcttcttcgccttcgacGACAAGCGCGCCCTCGAGAACGTCCAATGGGTCtacctcgccatcgccgtcttcgtctggTCTCTTGCCATCGTGTTCTGGCTTGCCAAGATCCCCGAGATCACGGATGCCGACATGGCCTTCCAGGCTTCCGAGACTCACGCCACCGTTGATGACAAGCCCTTCAGGAAGCAGTACCGTCTCTTCCATGCTTCTTTTGCGCAGTTTTGCTACACTGGCGCCCAGGTAGCCATCGCCGG CTTCTTCATCAACTACGTGACCGAACTCCGTCCCAACACCGACAGTGCTCTCGGCTCCAagttcctcgccggcgctcAGGCGGCCTTTGCGGTTGGTCGTTTTGTTGGTGTCGGTATCATGCACTACATCAAACCCCGCTGggtcttcctcgccttcaTCTCCAGCtgcatcatcttcatcgcaCCCGTCATCACCCAGGTGGGCAACACTGGCATGGCGCTGCTCTACATGGTCTTCTTTTTCGAGTCCATCTGCTTCCCGACCATCGTGGCGCTTGGTATGAGAGGTCTTGGCAGACATTCGAAGCGGGGGAGTGGTTTCATCGTTGCTG GTGTCTCCGGTGGCGCCGTCGTACCCCCTCTTCTCGGTGTTGTCGCTGATGCCAAGGGCATGGGTACCGCCATGGTCATTCCTCTCGTCTTCTTTGTGCTGGCGTGGTCGTACGCCTTTGCCGTCAACTTTGTTCCCAGATACCGCAACATCGCCGACGCTTTCAGCGCTACCGAGGTTGGCATTCGCCCGACCGACGCAGATGGGGAGAAAGGCGGGATCGAGGCTGTCGAAGACAAGCAAACCAAGAACGCCATCCCCACTCTTCCATGA